In a single window of the Papaver somniferum cultivar HN1 chromosome 8, ASM357369v1, whole genome shotgun sequence genome:
- the LOC113305826 gene encoding neurofilament medium polypeptide-like — MVNKNVINEAKSNKSVPIPKKVVNKQAKSVCLSPFKIILKDKSKKSHAKQTPKKKKKSSEHPDNGKSPRRSSPRFKNTPEEPHNAEKTTQNNLEEPHDAEKTTPTRSSSRKTKSAVEPAAEKTTPTRSSPRKSKSSSEPEPEQSQSLQSTSGASQDAPCSEAVNKQKSAKQKLYSGPCPNVQLRNVNDTFSDLQDEEEDEDDEQEEK; from the exons ATGGTAAACAAAAAT GTTATCAATGAAGCAAAGAGCAACAAGTCGGTCCCAATTCCCAAAAAGGTAGTAAACAAGCAAGCCAAAAGCGTCTGTTTGTCTCCTTTCAAG ATCATCTTAAAAGACAAGAGTAAAAAGTCTCATGCCAAACAAActcctaagaagaagaagaagagttcagAGCATCCTGATAACGGAAAGAGTCCAAGACGATCATCCCCTAGGTTTAAGAACACTCCAGAGGAACCTCATAATGCTGAAAAGACTACTCAGAACAATTTAGAGGAACCACATGATGCTgaaaagactactccaacacGATCTTCATCTCGTAAAACTAAAAGCGCAGTTGAACCAGCCGCTGAAAAGACAACTCCAACACGATCATCACCTAGGAAAAGTAAAAGTTCATCTGAACCAGAACCAGAACAATCTCAATCATTACAGTCCACATCAGGAGCATCTCAAGATGCACCCTGTAGTGAAGCTGTTAACAAGCAGAAAAGTGCAAAACAGAAATTGTACTCAGGGCCATGTCCGAATGTGCAACTCAGGAATGTGAATGATACTTTCTCAGATCTtcaagatgaggaagaagatgaagatgatgaacaagaagagaAGTAA